The Setaria italica strain Yugu1 chromosome IX, Setaria_italica_v2.0, whole genome shotgun sequence genome has a window encoding:
- the LOC101779482 gene encoding probable receptor-like protein kinase At4g10390 has translation MLLQRRGLLCCGCGGSAAAVAAGGRGGFGDTADRPGTKDPAGDGKMMAAPASARQLSWAQVEAMTGGFTSAVVGEGGFSTVYLARLAGSLAAVKVHRSSERLHRAFRQELDALLRVRHPHIVRLLAFCDQRDEGVLVLEFAPNGNLHDQLHGGGGGKGAVPMLWARRVSVALQVARALEYLHDRCEPQVVHGDVKASNVLLDAAMGARLCDFGSARAGFSAAVAGASPRPRPSASARAVLGSPGYVDPHYLRSGVVTKKSDVYSFGVLLLELLTGVQAFCDGRLLTAAVAPRISAACDAGELVDQRLGCRYDADEAAAMVALAAACVGENPSLRPSMADVVRALERNGRASIATVGRRSDGGGKL, from the exons ATGCTGCTGCAAAGGCGCGGCCTCCTCTGCTGCGGGTGCgggggcagcgccgccgccgtggccgccggtGGCCGAGGAGGCTTCGGGGACACTGCTGATCGGCCCGGCACAAAGGACCCAGCCGGCGATGGCAAGATGATGGCTGCCCCCGCCTCCGCGAGGCAACTGTCGTGGGCGCAGGTGGAGGCCATGACGGGAGGCTTCACGTCGGCAGTCGTCGGTGAGGGCGGCTTCAGCACCGTCTACCTGGCGCGCCTCGCCggctccctcgccgccgtcaaGGTCCACCGCAGCAGCGAGCGCCTCCACCGCGCGTTCCGGCAGGAGCTCGACGCCCTCCTCCGCGTGCGCCACCCGCACATCGtccgcctcctcgccttctGCGACCAGCGAG ACGAAGGCGTGCTGGTGCTGGAGTTCGCGCCGAACGGGAACCTGCACGACcagctccacggcggcggcggcggcaagggcgcCGTGCCGATGCTGTGGGCGCGGCGGGTGTCGGTCGCGCTGCAGGTGGCCCGCGCCCTCGAGTACCTCCACGACCGGTGCGAGCCGCAGGTAGTGCACGGCGACGTCAAGGCCTCCAACGTCCTGCTCGACGCCGCCATGGGCGCCAGGCTCTGCGACTTCGGGTCGGCGCGCGCCGGGTTCTCGGCGGCCGTAGCCGGCGCGAGCCCGCGTCCGCGGCcctcggcctcggcgcgcgCCGTGCTGGGCTCCCCCGGCTACGTGGACCCGCACTACCTCCGCTCCGGCGTCGTCACCAAGAAGAGCGACgtctacagcttcggcgtgctgctgctggagctgctcaCCGGCGTCCAGGCGTTCTGCGACGGCCGGCTCCTCACGGCGGCCGTCGCGCCGAGGATCAGCGCGGCATGCGACGCTGGCGAGCTCGTGGACCAGAGGCTGGGGTGCCGgtacgacgccgacgaggcTGCGGCCATGGTGGCTCTGGCGGCCGCGTGCGTCGGGGAGAACCCGAGCCTCCGGCCGTCGATGGCCGACGTGGTCCGTGCCCTGGAGCGGAACGGCCGAGCCTCGATCGCCACCGTCGGGAGACGATCAGACGGCGGCGGGAAGCTATAG
- the LOC101779872 gene encoding transmembrane and coiled-coil domain-containing protein 4 gives MPCRSRPAPKQTKFPSQNRKTHELPAGARAPPPPTPMATTLTPTQRYAAGALLALALRQAQIHQSAPLGAASPDDDERASSASGGSSASTATSSGSGSDAASDADLWTHDSRGLLRPVFRFLEIDPKAWAGLEETAASTEAKHHIGAFLRIIFEEDGESSSDRLEQEHALAKAVDVMVMSLGSGAVPDEKIKEKSKDSMTSTSGTAESAENLLGIDKLSLDDVPANHHRKMALLYALLSACVADKPVSQEEEDRKSSHFRKGYDARHRVALRLLATWLDVKWIKMEAIEVMVACSAMAAAKEQEQERESASPKSKWEKWKRGGIIGAAALTGGALLAITGGLAAPAIAAGFGALAPTLGTLVPFIGASGFAAMAAAAGSVAGSVAVAASFGAAGAGLTGSKMARRIGKVKEFEFKPIGDNHNQGRLAVGILVSGFAFDEEDFCKPWEGWKDNLEKYILQWESKHIIAVSTAIQDWLTSRLAMELMKQGAMRTVLSGLLAAFAWPATLLAATDFIDSKWSVAIDRSDKAGKMLAEVLLKGLQGNRPVTLIGFSLGARVIFKCLQELALSSDNEGLVERVVLLGAPVSVKGERWEPARKMVAGRFVNVYSRDDWILGVTFRASLLSQGLAGIQAIDVPGVENVDVTELVDGHSSYLSAARQILEHLELNTYYPVFVPLPSVSK, from the exons ATGCCGTGTCGCTCTCGCCCGGCCCCGAAGCAAACGAAATTTCCAAGCCAAAACCGCAAAACCCAcgagctgccggccggcgcgcgcgctccgcctccgcccacaCCGATGGCGACCACGCTGACGCCCACGCAGCGCTACGCGGCGGGGGCGCTGCTGGCGCTCGCGCTCCGCCAGGCGCAGATCCACCAGTCCGCGCCCCtcggcgccgcctcccccgacgacgacgagcgcgcCAGCAGCGCCAGCGggggctcctccgcctccaccgccaccagcaGCGGCTCGGGCTCCGACGCCGCCTCGGACGCCGACCTCTGGACGCACGACTcccgcggcctcctccgcccCGTCTTCAG GTTCCTGGAGATCGACCCCAAGGCCTGGGCTGGGCTGGAGGAGACTGCCGCGTCGACGGAGGCCAAGCATCACATTGGCGCG TTTCTAAGGATAATCTTTGAAGAAGATGGTGAAAGTTCTTCAGATAGATTGGAGCAAGAACATGCCTTGGCCAAAGCAGTTGATGTCATGGTGATGAGCTTGGGAAGTGGTGCCGTGCCGGATGAGAAAATCAAAGAGAAGAGTAAAGACTCCATGACTTCTACCTCTGGAACGGCAGAATCAGCTGAGAACTTGCTTGGAATTGACAAGTTATCCTTAGATGATGTCCCTGCTAACCATCACCGCAAGATGGCATTGCTATATGCGCTTCTCTCTGCCTGTGTGGCTGATAAACCTGTATCACAAGAGGAAGAGGACAGGAAGTCGTCTCACTTCAGAAAGGGTTATGATGCTCGGCATCGTGTTGCTCTCCGGTTGCTAGCAACATGGCTTGACGTCAAGTGGATCAAAATG GAAGCTATCGAGGTAATGGTCGCATGCTCTGCCATGGCTGCAGCAAAGGAGCAAGAACAAGAGCGAGAAAGTGCATCACCGAAGAGCAAATGGGAAAAATGGAAGCGTGGTGGCATTATTGGTGCAGCTGCCTTGACTGGGGGAGCATTGCTGGCTATTACAGGGG GTTTAGCTGCACCAGCCATTGCTGCTGGATTCGGTGCTCTTGCGCCAACACTCGGTACACTTGTCCCATTCATAGGAGCTAGTGGATTTGCTGCTATGGCTGCTGCAGCAGGATCTGTTGCTGGCTCTGTGGCAGTTGCTGCTTCATTTGGAG CTGCTGGAGCTGGCTTGACGGGAAGCAAAATGGCAAGACGAATTGGAAAAGTGAAAGAATTTGAGTTCAAACCTATTGGTGATAACCACAATCAGGGT CGCCTTGCGGTTGGCATCTTGGTTTCTGGATTTGCTTTTGACGAGGAGGACTTCTGTAAACCTTGGGAAGGATGGAAGGATAACCTAGAGAA GTACATCCTTCAGTGGGAGTCTAAGCATATAATTGCAGTGAGTACAGCAATACAGGATTGGCTGACATCAA GACTTGCAATGGAATTGATGAAACAAGGTGCAATGAGAACTGTCTTAAGTGGTCTTCTTGCAGCATTTGCTTGGCCTGCAACGTTGCTTGCAGCTACTGATTTTATTGATAGTAAATGGTCTGTTGCTATTGACAG ATCAGACAAGGCAGGAAAAATGCTCGCTGAAGTGCTTCTAAAGGGACTACAGGGAAACAG GCCTGTGACTCTCATTGGGTTCTCGTTAGGAGCACGAGTTATATTCAAGTGTTTACAAGAGCTAGCTTTGTCAAGCGACAATG AGGGACTCGTCGAGAGGGTTGTACTCCTAGGCGCACCTGTTTCGGTGAAGGGTGAGCGGTGGGAGCCTGCCAGGAAG ATGGTTGCGGGAAGATTTGTGAACGTGTACTCGAGAGATGACTGGATTCTCGGTGTTACCTTCCGAGCAAG CCTGCTCAGCCAAGGATTAGCTGGCATCCAGGCCATTGATGTGCCTGGTGTCGAGAAT GTTGACGTTACCGAGCTTGTTGATGGCCATTCGTCGTACCTATCAGCTGCCCGACAGATCCTCGAGCATCTTGAATTGAATACCTACTATCCTGTTTTTGTCCCCCTTCCGTCAGTCAGCAAATAA